A segment of the Mangrovimonas sp. YM274 genome:
TTTAATAATACCGTTATAGAGTCCTAGTGTAGAAAATGCCTGAACCGACGTCATAAAGTCTCTCAAATTCCCAACCAATGCCAAACCACTAGGTCCCACAAAAATGGCAATGAATTTTGACGTAATAAATCCTGTCAAAACTCTAACAACTATTGAAATAGAATTTAGTGAAGCTAATTTAATGAGGTGGTTATCGGTAAAAAAAGATTTTAATTTCTGCTTCATTTATCCCTTGAGTATTCTCCCTAATTATCATTTTCTGTAGATTTCTGTTCACTGTTTTTATCGGTAACAATACCAAAAAGAGAACTTCCAAATATCAACAGTATTACCCCATAATGCATTAAATAACTTGCAAAATGGCCCATTACCGCACCCTTTACTCCAAAATCATCGATTAAATAGACACTGGAAAAATACAGCATTACCACTAAAAACAATTGGATAATAATGAAATGGGTAAACATTTTCTTGGCCAAAAATTGAAATGCTATAACGAAGGAAAGCACCTTGACAAAATCTCCTAACAATTGCCATAAAAACAAACCTTCCACAGGCTGGAATTCCTCAGAAAAAATAATATCAATCAAAAATGACCTTAAAAAATAAATAGCCACCAATCCTAATCCAAATATTGGGATTATGGATTTATAGAAACTAAAAACTTCGGCCCGAAACTCAGTCTTGTTATCAATTTCGCTGAACCTCGGTAAAATATATAGTGACATTAAGGAATTGACGAACATTAAATAATAATCCGAAATCCGGTTCATGGCCTCCCAATAGCCCGCTTCTTTCAAACCAACTTCATCAATAATATAATTTCGGATTAAAATAGATACCAAAGGCAAGGCAAAAGTAGACACCAAAGCCATTAAGGTAAACGGACTGAATTTCTTTAGAATTTCAAAATTGACGTTGGTAATTTTGATAGAACCTACCAAACTTCTCTGGTTCATAAAGCCCACAAATGTTATCAAGAATATCAACGAAGGTGCTATTACCGCAGAAATCAATGCTCCATCAATATTGTTTTGATAGATCAATAGTAAGGTCACTAATAATCCTAAAATTTGCCCAATGATATTGATGATAAGAAGAATCTTGTATTTGGAAAATCCGTTCATAATAGAAAAACTAAACATATTCAGCGAATAGAACGGCAATGCCAAAGCCATAATTTTTATGATATAAGCGTAATTATGAATAGACGAAAACAAAAAGTCGTTGATAGCATTTGCATTGTAATAGCATATAAACGCAATGAGCATCGTGGCTATA
Coding sequences within it:
- a CDS encoding O-antigen translocase yields the protein MRKLLHYINTKVLFKVAHLNSATIITKILAGIVTSKAIAIFIGVEGLALIGNIRNFLSAVQSFSILGFYKGVVKYIAEFKNDSLKLSQTLSSAYYFGFIATMLIAFICYYNANAINDFLFSSIHNYAYIIKIMALALPFYSLNMFSFSIMNGFSKYKILLIINIIGQILGLLVTLLLIYQNNIDGALISAVIAPSLIFLITFVGFMNQRSLVGSIKITNVNFEILKKFSPFTLMALVSTFALPLVSILIRNYIIDEVGLKEAGYWEAMNRISDYYLMFVNSLMSLYILPRFSEIDNKTEFRAEVFSFYKSIIPIFGLGLVAIYFLRSFLIDIIFSEEFQPVEGLFLWQLLGDFVKVLSFVIAFQFLAKKMFTHFIIIQLFLVVMLYFSSVYLIDDFGVKGAVMGHFASYLMHYGVILLIFGSSLFGIVTDKNSEQKSTENDN